The sequence below is a genomic window from Candidatus Methylomirabilota bacterium.
CCTCGCGGTGCAGCAGGAGGGCGAGCGCCATCAGCCCGCCTGTCCACGTGCCCCCCGCCACCACATGTACCCAGTCGTTCACGGATGCGGCCGACCAGTCGCCATCATCCGCGGCATGGCCGGCCAGGGTGGTCGTGGCGGCCACGAGCAGCGCCAGCGGCAGGGCGGCGCCGCGGAAGCGCAGGCGGCGGACGACGGCGATCGCGAGCAGCGCGACGCCCCGGAGTATCCAGACCGCGCCGAAGTGGGTGTGGGCGAGCACCGCGGGAATGGCGGAGAGCACCGCCGCGAGCTCGCGGCCCGCCGGCGCGCCGGCCATCACCCCGGCGCGGGCGACGAGCTCGCCCGCGCTCGTGACGAACAGCACGGCGACGGCCGCGTCGATCCAGCGCGCCAGGCGCCGGCGCGCCGGGTCCAGCGCGTCCTCGCGCGGCAGCAGCAGGAGGTCGAGCGCGAGCGCTCCGGCCAGCACGGCGAAGGCCGTAAGGCCGGCCCAGCGGATCACTCCAGAAAGCACGTCACTTGATCCTGAAAGGGAAGCGGCCCTCGGTGCGGTGCCCGTCGCGCGCCACGACGCTCCAGATCACCGTGTAGCGTCCTGAGGCGAGCGCGGGCAAGCTCACCTCGAGCAGCGTGGGATCGGCGGTGTTCACGCGGCTGTCTCCCTTGTCGACGCGCCGCTGCCCGCTGTCCTCCACGCGGATCTCGCTGAAGACGGGCTCGATGGCGCCGTCGAACCAGATCCGCACAGTGGGCGGCGGCGCGTCGAGCGTGTGCCCCACCCGCGGCTCCGAGTGGTCGGGGAAGGCATGCGCCCACCCGAGCCCCGGCGCGGCGGCGAGCACAGCCAGCGCCAGGAGTATTGTCGCGCGTCGCATCGGCACTACGGCTGGGTGGGGCCGAGCACGCCGTGGAACGGCGTCCAGGTGAAGATCTTCGGCAGGATGTCGTCCAGGTAGAAGTGGAGCTGGGCGATCACGCCGACGTTCTTGCCCGAGCGCTCGTTGACGGGGATCACTGCCTCGACGCCGATCTGGTAGTAGCGGCCGAACCAGATGATGCCGGGGTTGATGGTGCCGGTCGTCCGTCCGGCATCGCGGCCCTGGGTGGGCGTCTCCATCGCGATCTCGACGATGGGGATCATCCGGCTGAAGGGCCGCGGCAGGCCGATGTCCTGCACGTACGACTGCAGGTACTGGAGGCTGTACTGGAGCGTGAGCCCCCACTCGAGCACGTTGGGGTTGGGCTCGTGCTCCACCTCCACGTTGCCGTTGTCGTCGAGCACGTAGTGGGTGTTGTGCTCACGGGTGGGGATGGCGAGGCCCACGACGCCGGTCACCGCGAAGGGCTTGAGGAAGCGAACGGCGTCCGGCAGGTCGCCCATGCCCTTGCCGAAGAAGAGCTGCGGCGTGATGGTGTCGAAGGACTCGGCGCCGACCTTGGAGCGGCCGGTGCCGCCCACGTCCCAGGAGACGCCGGCCGAGAGAATCGTCTCTCGCACGTCGCTCTTGAAGAAGACGTACTTGAGCGAGACCTCCATATTGTCGAAGCCCGTCACCGTGCGCCCCTCGTCGGGATCAAGGATCTTGTACGTGCCGCCGAAGGACACGCCGAAATTGGGGGTCAGCCGCTTGGAGAACTCTGCGGCGAGGTCGGTCTCCCGCGTCGGCGGACCCTCCTCGCTGCCGGGCATCTTGCGGTGCGAGACGGTCAGGAACGACAGTTCATCGGCCACGAACGGATCGTCGACGGCCAGGGTCGCGGGAAAAAAGCGCTGGCCGGCGAGGCCGTGGGCCATCGCCAGGGCCGAAGATCCGAGCACGAGGCCGACCAGAGACAGCACGATTGCCGTCGGTCGCTTCAGCATGGAGTCCTCCACACGCGGAGGGCCCGCCGCGCCATGCGCGCGGGTTCCGCGCAGCCGGTTCTGGAATCCGTCGAACGGGCTAGGTGGAGGAGGCGGGCGGCGCGCGGCCTGAGTGCAGACCGGTAGGCGAGAGCGCGAGCGCGGCCGTGGCGCGGCCCGAAGGGACGACTTCGAGCGCATCCGCGGGCGCGGGCACCGCCGGGCGGTCATCGGCCAGGCCGTCGACGTGGGCAGTGGCCGCGAACACGGCGCACTTCTCGGCGGCGTCGCGATCGCCCAGGTGATGGACGCCGTGATACGCGGCCTCGGCGCCTGCGAGGCTCAGCACCAGCGTCAGCGCGGCCGGCCCGACGCGACGGTCGCGCCGGAGCGCCCATGCGAGCGCCAGCCCGCC
It includes:
- a CDS encoding copper resistance CopC family protein; the protein is MRRATILLALAVLAAAPGLGWAHAFPDHSEPRVGHTLDAPPPTVRIWFDGAIEPVFSEIRVEDSGQRRVDKGDSRVNTADPTLLEVSLPALASGRYTVIWSVVARDGHRTEGRFPFRIK